A single Bifidobacterium asteroides DNA region contains:
- the pth gene encoding aminoacyl-tRNA hydrolase, whose protein sequence is MASDFWLIAGLGNPGDEYKGTRHNMGFMCADLLAERWSVNLRDHKGLAQLGRGTLDLDGRRTPFFLAKPLTFMNDSGDALASICSYYHIPVGRVVVIHDDMDLEFGRIKVKAGGSSGGHNGIRSIDRSLGSNAYARVRMGVGHARGGPDAHRRTVDWVLGTFAGDQRKRLPEFLADGADAAETVIIKGLSQAQEQFNGR, encoded by the coding sequence ATGGCATCCGATTTCTGGCTGATAGCCGGACTGGGCAACCCGGGTGACGAGTACAAGGGCACCAGGCACAACATGGGCTTCATGTGCGCCGATCTGCTGGCCGAACGCTGGTCGGTCAACCTGCGCGATCACAAGGGCCTGGCCCAGCTGGGCCGTGGCACCCTGGATCTTGACGGACGCCGCACACCCTTCTTCCTGGCCAAGCCGCTGACCTTCATGAACGACTCCGGCGATGCCCTGGCCTCCATCTGCTCTTACTACCACATACCGGTTGGCCGGGTCGTGGTCATCCATGACGACATGGACCTGGAGTTCGGCCGGATCAAGGTCAAGGCCGGCGGGTCCTCGGGCGGGCACAATGGCATTCGTTCCATCGACCGCTCCCTGGGCAGCAACGCCTACGCCCGGGTCCGCATGGGCGTGGGGCATGCCCGAGGAGGTCCTGACGCCCATCGGCGCACTGTGGACTGGGTGCTGGGCACCTTTGCCGGCGACCAGCGCAAGCGTCTGCCTGAGTTTTTGGCCGACGGCGCGGACGCCGCGGAAACCGTAATCATCAAGGGCCTCAGCCAGGCTCAGGAGCAGTTCAATGGTCGATGA
- a CDS encoding GNAT family N-acetyltransferase, producing the protein MSATPRIRLCRRGDLEAVTAIYNQAVMDGGSTADTAPVSLDQRLEWLLAHDPDQGHPVLVLEQEGRVLAFGSLSAYYDRPGYQETCELGYYVDRGSRRRGLGALMVHSLLERARQVGMRLAVAIIFDDNSASKALLHRFGFSRFGLLPQAAWDRFSLHDVSYWSLSLERNGVGEPV; encoded by the coding sequence GTGAGCGCCACCCCGCGCATCCGGCTCTGCCGCCGCGGGGACCTGGAGGCAGTCACCGCCATCTACAACCAGGCGGTCATGGATGGCGGTTCCACGGCGGATACGGCCCCGGTCAGCCTGGATCAGCGCCTGGAATGGTTACTGGCACATGATCCAGACCAGGGCCATCCGGTCCTGGTCCTGGAGCAGGAGGGCAGGGTGCTGGCTTTCGGCTCCCTGTCGGCCTACTACGACCGGCCCGGCTACCAGGAGACCTGCGAGCTGGGCTACTACGTGGACCGCGGCAGCCGTAGGCGTGGCCTGGGAGCCCTGATGGTCCATTCCCTGCTGGAGCGCGCCCGGCAGGTGGGCATGCGTCTGGCCGTGGCCATCATCTTCGATGACAACTCGGCCTCCAAGGCCCTCCTGCACCGGTTCGGATTCAGCCGCTTCGGCCTCCTGCCCCAGGCCGCCTGGGACCGGTTCTCCCTGCATGACGTCTCCTACTGGAGCCTGTCCCTTGAGCGAAACGGGGTCGGGGAGCCTGTGTAG
- a CDS encoding UPF0182 family membrane protein has protein sequence MSFFDFFGSMFDPEGGPGGPGRRRNDDDPVILHVQTDGEGPGQGGGGTPRFRFAGPGDPRLTSRKKDNNGPSRGMRILAVVVAVVLVVLLLLFGLSRFITDVMWFSQLGAAQIVWTQLGIKVGLWLAYALLLAAVTLLSAFLAIRSRPDSPDGSTIRVRGDLIEVGKGVSSRKALKVAAVVSLVVGVFFGFQFNADWKQVLLLFNAQSFGVRDPQFGLDNGFYVFILPGLRLLVSSLLMMLLAATVFSLVTNFLMGGIRLTMPVQGRGILEMTRAARRQVAVWLVLFMLVWAGDTALGVFGRLTEEGDRITGASYTSVKAAIPVTLIMAVVMALLGIILAVWILRSPTLEPGRVHAGSLGSAVKQWRVPVLAVAVTVVLSLLLTVFWPALVQRFRVNPNAQEMESAYIQRNITATAQAYGLDRLKTEAYDATTEVQSGALSRDAETTAQIRLLDPQVVSPTFRQLQQSKQYYTFEDTLAVDKYDIDGVSQDTVIGARELDLEGNDNRNWVNDHTVFTHGYGIVAAYGNKVTPDGQPEFFEQDIPTKGKLTDSQHYEPRIYFSPNAPEYSIVGAPQGSSGWEFDYPTGSKGATNTFKGNGGPSVGNFLARVLYAIRFGSDQILFSDRVTPDSQILYNRSPKERVAQIAPYLTLDGRVYPAVVDGRVKWIVDGYTTSDAYPYSQKVDLGPITQDTTTLSSEAVKGLGSQKANYIRNSVKATVDAYDGSVDLYAWDAKDPVLKAWQKVFPGQFKPLSSISGDLMSHMRYPESLFKVQRQLLSQYHVNSASQFFSGEDFWQTPVDPTGSSKEQKAGVKQPPYYLTLQTPGTDKPAFSLTSTFIPAGTSTREILTGFLSVDSDAGSTKGVIGPDYGTIRLMELPKNSNVPGPGQAQNNFNSDAAVSTELNLLQSGSTKVKRGNLLTLPIGGGLIYIQPVYVQSSGATSFPLLKRVLVAFGDKVSSSATLDAALDKTFQGNSGASAGDADNTGRTKSDTDQSKQSGKAPDKTTGSGGASATAGQALKQALDKANQAMSDGDAALKKGDFSAYGEAQNRLREALKEASDQEGGNK, from the coding sequence ATGTCATTCTTCGATTTCTTCGGTTCCATGTTCGACCCCGAGGGCGGCCCAGGCGGACCAGGCCGGCGTCGCAACGACGACGACCCGGTCATCCTGCATGTGCAGACCGATGGGGAGGGTCCCGGCCAAGGGGGCGGCGGCACGCCACGTTTCCGCTTCGCCGGACCAGGCGACCCCCGGCTGACCTCCCGCAAGAAGGACAATAACGGACCTTCCCGGGGCATGCGGATTCTGGCCGTGGTTGTCGCTGTCGTCCTGGTCGTCCTCCTGCTCCTGTTCGGGCTCAGCCGCTTCATCACCGATGTCATGTGGTTTTCCCAGCTGGGGGCGGCTCAGATCGTCTGGACCCAGCTGGGCATCAAGGTGGGCCTGTGGCTGGCCTACGCCCTGCTGCTGGCCGCAGTGACCCTGCTCTCGGCCTTCCTGGCTATCCGCAGCCGTCCCGATTCGCCCGACGGGTCCACCATCAGGGTCAGGGGAGATCTGATCGAGGTCGGCAAGGGGGTCTCTTCACGCAAGGCGCTCAAGGTGGCCGCGGTGGTCTCCCTGGTCGTCGGTGTTTTCTTCGGCTTCCAGTTCAACGCCGACTGGAAGCAGGTGCTCCTGCTCTTCAACGCCCAGTCCTTCGGGGTGCGCGATCCCCAGTTCGGCCTGGACAACGGCTTCTACGTCTTCATCCTGCCCGGCCTGCGGCTGCTGGTCTCCTCCCTGCTGATGATGCTGCTGGCGGCCACGGTCTTCAGCCTGGTCACCAACTTCCTCATGGGCGGCATTCGGCTGACCATGCCCGTGCAGGGCCGCGGCATTCTGGAGATGACCCGTGCCGCCCGCAGGCAGGTAGCCGTCTGGCTGGTCCTGTTCATGCTGGTCTGGGCCGGCGATACGGCCCTGGGCGTCTTCGGCAGGCTGACCGAGGAGGGCGACCGGATCACCGGCGCCTCCTACACTTCAGTCAAGGCGGCCATTCCCGTCACCCTGATCATGGCTGTGGTCATGGCCCTGCTGGGCATCATCCTGGCTGTCTGGATTCTGAGGTCGCCCACCCTGGAACCCGGCCGTGTCCATGCAGGATCGCTGGGTTCGGCCGTCAAGCAGTGGCGGGTTCCCGTCCTGGCTGTAGCCGTCACCGTCGTCCTGTCCCTGCTGCTGACCGTTTTCTGGCCGGCGCTGGTCCAGCGCTTCCGGGTCAACCCCAATGCCCAGGAGATGGAGTCCGCCTACATCCAGCGCAACATCACCGCCACCGCCCAGGCCTATGGGCTGGACAGGCTGAAGACCGAGGCCTATGACGCCACCACCGAGGTCCAGTCGGGTGCCCTCTCCCGTGATGCCGAGACCACTGCGCAGATCCGCCTGCTAGATCCCCAGGTGGTTTCGCCCACCTTCCGTCAGCTGCAGCAGTCCAAGCAGTACTACACCTTCGAGGACACCCTGGCCGTCGACAAGTACGACATTGACGGAGTCAGCCAGGACACGGTCATCGGCGCTCGCGAGCTGGACCTGGAGGGCAACGACAACCGCAACTGGGTCAACGACCACACGGTCTTCACCCACGGCTACGGCATCGTGGCCGCCTACGGCAACAAGGTCACCCCGGATGGGCAGCCCGAATTCTTCGAACAGGACATCCCCACGAAGGGCAAACTGACCGACAGCCAGCACTACGAGCCGCGAATCTACTTCTCGCCCAACGCGCCCGAGTACTCCATCGTCGGCGCGCCCCAGGGCTCCTCAGGCTGGGAGTTCGACTATCCCACCGGCTCCAAGGGAGCCACCAACACCTTCAAGGGCAACGGCGGCCCCTCGGTGGGCAACTTCCTGGCCCGGGTCCTCTACGCCATCCGCTTTGGATCCGACCAGATCCTCTTCTCGGACCGCGTCACCCCCGACTCGCAGATCCTCTACAACCGCTCGCCCAAGGAGCGCGTGGCCCAGATCGCCCCCTATCTGACCCTGGACGGTCGCGTCTACCCGGCTGTGGTGGATGGCCGGGTCAAGTGGATCGTCGACGGCTACACCACCTCTGATGCCTACCCCTACTCCCAGAAGGTGGACCTGGGTCCCATCACCCAGGACACGACCACCCTGAGCTCGGAGGCCGTCAAGGGACTGGGCTCCCAGAAGGCCAACTACATCCGCAACTCCGTCAAGGCTACGGTCGATGCCTACGACGGCTCGGTGGATCTGTATGCCTGGGACGCCAAGGATCCGGTGCTCAAGGCCTGGCAGAAGGTCTTCCCCGGCCAGTTCAAGCCGCTCTCGTCCATCTCGGGCGACCTGATGAGCCATATGCGCTACCCGGAGAGCCTGTTCAAGGTGCAGCGCCAGCTCCTTTCCCAGTACCACGTCAACTCGGCCAGCCAGTTCTTCTCCGGCGAGGACTTCTGGCAGACCCCCGTGGATCCGACCGGGAGCAGCAAGGAGCAGAAGGCCGGGGTCAAGCAGCCTCCCTACTATCTGACCCTGCAGACACCGGGGACTGACAAGCCCGCCTTCTCGTTGACCTCCACCTTCATCCCCGCTGGCACCTCCACCAGGGAGATCCTGACCGGGTTCCTGTCCGTGGATTCCGACGCCGGGTCCACCAAGGGGGTGATAGGCCCCGACTACGGGACCATCCGGCTGATGGAGCTGCCCAAGAATTCCAATGTTCCCGGCCCAGGGCAGGCCCAGAACAACTTCAACTCGGACGCTGCGGTCTCCACCGAGCTCAACCTGCTCCAGTCCGGGTCCACCAAGGTCAAACGCGGCAACCTGCTGACACTGCCCATAGGCGGCGGGCTGATCTACATCCAGCCGGTCTACGTCCAGTCCAGCGGCGCCACCAGCTTCCCTCTGCTCAAGCGGGTTTTGGTGGCCTTCGGAGACAAGGTGTCGTCGTCGGCCACACTGGATGCGGCTCTTGACAAGACCTTCCAGGGCAACTCGGGCGCATCGGCCGGCGATGCCGACAACACCGGACGCACCAAATCTGATACTGATCAGAGCAAGCAATCCGGTAAGGCCCCGGATAAGACCACCGGGTCTGGCGGGGCTTCGGCCACAGCAGGACAGGCCCTGAAACAGGCCTTGGACAAGGCCAACCAGGCCATGAGCGACGGCGATGCCGCCCTGAAGAAGGGTGACTTTAGCGCCTACGGCGAGGCGCAGAACCGTCTGCGCGAAGCCCTCAAGGAGGCCTCCGACCAGGAGGGCGGCAACAAGTGA